From Meles meles chromosome 5, mMelMel3.1 paternal haplotype, whole genome shotgun sequence, one genomic window encodes:
- the IFNGR1 gene encoding interferon gamma receptor 1: protein MALRLLLLLVLQAGSWAEVSPADLELPSVPVPTNINIKAYNFNTVLYWDYPTMPQTPVFTVQVKNYGEAIWIDACNTSQHFCNILSVINDPSLSIWARIKARFGQKESAYVESKEFILCKQGNIGPPAVGIRKMENQVIIDIFHPLANISESEPIPIYDESNCHIFIYTVYLRINGSESPYPMLVENEDDCNETQCHLVIPVSSLSSDYCISAQGVSKDWFVKTEMSEELCITTSDDNHIEDSLWIPIVAILLLFLVLILVFVYCYTKKMNPCKKESIMLPKSLVSVVKSASSEARSEPKCVSPITYQPIVPENEKMVWEDQLSRATIVSMPTEESLGKTEHREDVSSEIEVVTAEKNTSDMAPGSPLTPGMGESSVHSNSNQSEPCVVALNSYHSRNGSDSGVVESDSFLSDSEFPPNSKTEIKTEGQESVVLRNTTTSFGYDKPHVLVDLLVDEGGKESLIGYRPTADSKEFS from the exons ATGGCTCTGCGACTTCTGCTCCTCCTCGTCTTGCAGGCCGGGAGCTGGGCTGAGGTGAGCCCCGCGGATCTGGAACTGCCTTCAG TGCCAGTACCAACCAATATTAACATTAAGGCCTATAACTTTAATACTGTCCTGTATTGGGACTACCCAACCATGCCACAGACCCCTGTTTTTACTGTACAGGTAAAGAACTATGG GGAAGCAATATGGATTGATGCCTGCAATACCTCTCAGCACTTTTGTAATATCTTGTCCGTAATTAATGATCCATCACTTTCTATCTGGGCCAGAATTAAAGCTAGGTTTGGACAAAAAGAATCAGCCTATGTAGAGTCAAAAGAATTTATTCTGTGTAAGCAAG GGAACATTGGACCACCTGCAGTGGGCATCAGAAAGATGGAAAACCAAGTCATCATTGACATATTTCACCCTTTAGCTAATATAAGTGAAAGCGAGCCAATACCCATATATGATGAAAGTAATTGTCACATATTTATATACACTGTGTATTTAAGAATAAATGGAAGTGAG AGTCCGTATCCGATGTTAGTAGAGAATGAAGATGATTGCAATGAGACTCAGTGCCACCTCGTTATCCCGGTGTCCTCTCTGAGTTCGGACTACTGTATTTCAGCACAAGGGGTCTCAAAAGATTGGTTTGTTAAAACTGAGATGTCTGAGGAACTTTGTATTACCACTTCTGATGATAACCACATAGAAG aTTCTCTTTGGATTCCAATTGTTGCCATTCTCCTACTTTTTCTAGTACTTATTCTGGTATTTGTATATTGTTACACTAAGAAGATGAATCCATGTAAGAAGGAAAGCATCATGTTACCCAAGTCCTTG GTGTCTGTCGTAAAAAGTGCCTCTTCAGAGGCAAGGTCTGAACCAAAATGTGTATCACCCATCACCTACCAGCCAATTGTCCCAGAAAATGAGAAGATGGTTTGGGAAGACCAGTTGTCTAGAGCCACAATTGTAAGTATGCCCACTGAAGAAAGCCTAGGAAAAACAGAACACCGAGAAGACGTTTCCAGTGAAATTGAAGTGGTGACCGCTGAAAAAAATACTTCTGACATGGCTCCTGGTAGCCCTCTGACCCCAGGAATGGGAGAAAGTTCTGTCCATTCAAATAGTAACCAGTCTGAACCCTGTGTCGTCGCCTTAAACTCCTATCACTCCAGAAATGGTTCCGATAGTGGCGTTGTGGAATCCGACAGCTTCTTATCTGACTCTGAATTTCCTCCAAATAGTAAGACTGAAATAAAGACTGAAGGACAGGAGTCTGTAGTGCTGAGAAACACTACCACCTCCTTTGGTTACGACAAGCCGCATGTGTTAGTGGATCTGCTTGTGGATGAAGGTGGCAAGGAGTCCTTGATTGGTTATAGACCGACGGCAGATTCCAAAGAGTTTTCCTAA